From Hyla sarda isolate aHylSar1 chromosome 5, aHylSar1.hap1, whole genome shotgun sequence, a single genomic window includes:
- the LOC130272740 gene encoding uncharacterized protein LOC130272740, whose product MELKGLGFVPLLLAFWCVAWLATSYIMTVVLGHAASPLMSISDVGNLFPESILFRIGFIGMSIGTLVLTFLIYKYMVMHTEEFRGHQVLIQRILLAIVWASCFATAVMHVFSPKEYPRIHFVSTIISITCEALYYLGKSIQMYKLPGAKKVIHHSRCTCCGLTFVCVIFYFGHETLKELFYNDEDWDEIREIPIIIIEWVMLLLILINIVTYYSTMQRLLLTVSRNSCTLSLRVKIDDFGV is encoded by the exons atggagctaaaaggtttggggttcgtccccctcctgttggcgttttggtgtgtggcctggcttgccaccagctacatcatgacggtcgtcctcggccatgccgcctcaccactgatgagcatcag tgacgtgggaaatttatttcctgaaagcatattattcagaattggattcatagggatgtccattggcactttggtactaacctttcttatttataagtatatggttatgcatactgaagagttcaggggtcatcaggtcctgatccagaggatcctgctggccattgtgtgggcctcctgttttgccacagctgtcatgcatgtattttcccccaaagaatatcccaggatacactttgtcagcacgataatttcaattacatgtgaagccttatactaccttgggaagtccatccagatgtataaattaccaggagcaaaaaaagtcatccaccatagtagatgcacctgctgtggcctgacttttgtctgtgtaattttctattttggacatgaaacattaaaggaattattctataatgatgaagactgggacgagatccgtgaaatccccatcataatcatcgagtgggtgatgcttctactgatcctgataaacatcgtgacctattattccaccatgcagaggttattgttgaccgtctccagaaacagctgcacactctctcttagagtaaaaattgatgacttcggggtgtag